The DNA sequence ACCAAGGTGCTTCCGGCATAGCCCTCTAGGCTATCGAAGATGGATTGAACAAAATTTTCGAGGTAGTTCCGGGTTTGAAATGCAGTAACGGACTTACGTAGGCCAGATGTGCCGGGTTTTTGGTCATCGAAGGGTTGGGTAGAGACAGTATGTATGTTCATCAGGATCTTCTTTTGACGAGGTTGGCCCGAACTTCCATCAACTTATCAGGTCAGTTACCCCTATGGGCAATTTTCTCGGGGAAGGCGATCGCTCCTTGAAGCACCCTTGGAGATCAGGTGCTCTGAGTCGTGAATGTTTCTTGATCCCATAGGATGCAGGAAAGCCCTTGGGCGTGATCGCTCTCGATCATCCTGCCTAGGTTTCTTGAATTCCACAAAACTCTTGGATCGCTTGCCATAGCTGGGGCTGCACCTTGCCCAAACTGTGATCATCGTCTAGCTCCACTAGGCTCACCCAGGGGCGATCGCTCGCATAGGCACGGCTGGCGGCAATGGGAATCACCTCATCTGATCGCCCATGGAGAATCAAGGTCGGCAGCGATCGCTGCAGGTTCTTTTCATCATAGGTTTGAGCATCGGTGATAAACCCATAGTGCAGCGGTAGGTGCGCTTGGGCTGTGTAGTGATACACCTGCAGATAGCCGGTGCTTTGCCAGTGGGCCACCTGGTCGGCACCCAGCCGGGATAGCCAGTGGTCGAGAAATTGAAAGGCGGGGGCTAGCAACACTAAGCGATCGACGGTGGGTGCCTGTTCTGCCAGCCAGGCGGCGGTGAGTCCGCCAAAGCTGGAGCCAATCAGGGTCACCGGTGATGAGGCTGGGGCTAGGATTTCCTGCACCTGCTGCAGTTGACGCGTTAGGGTCAAGTGGGAGAAGTCGTCTTGG is a window from the Candidatus Obscuribacterales bacterium genome containing:
- a CDS encoding YqiA/YcfP family alpha/beta fold hydrolase — translated: MTLPERDRPSIIYLHGFASSPASAKAQYLGDRLREAGITVAIPDLNQDDFSHLTLTRQLQQVQEILAPASSPVTLIGSSFGGLTAAWLAEQAPTVDRLVLLAPAFQFLDHWLSRLGADQVAHWQSTGYLQVYHYTAQAHLPLHYGFITDAQTYDEKNLQRSLPTLILHGRSDEVIPIAASRAYASDRPWVSLVELDDDHSLGKVQPQLWQAIQEFCGIQET